CtgatggtgttcatcctgacacctataaattgctactgtttccattttctttgagaGACAAAGCGTCAAAATGGCTGGAGTCATTTCCCTAGGAAAGCTTGACTACCTGGGAAGATGTAATGAATAGATTCCTAATAAAGTTCTTCCCTCCCCGAAGAGTAAACAGGCTAAGAACTAAAGTGCAGACATTCAGacagcaagatggtgaaactctttatgaagcctaggagagattcaaagatttgacaaagaaatgccccctaatatgtttaatgagtgggtgcaaattcacatcttctACGAAGGGCTAAATTGTAAATCCAGGAAAGCTGTAAAccactcatctggaggttctctaaacaagaagaagaccattgaagaagccattgatgttatagagacagtggctgacaatgagtatttttatgcctcaGAAAGAAGCAACAACAGGGGAGTCTTGGAATTAAACCATATGGATGCAATCTTGGCCCAAAATAACATGATCACCAAGCAACTGGATGAATtgaccaagcaaatggagaagaatcagGCTGCAGCTATACACACTCAACCATCACCTCAAGAAGAGTTAGAGACAGAAGAAGGAGTTAactgggaggaagctaattatcttggaaattcatctaggcaagctaatgatccatattctaaagcctataactctggttggaggaaccacccaaactttgggtggaaaaaccaacaaaaccaaggccaagatcacaGACCCCATAATCCAAACCAGTATAACAACTCCACCCACCAAAACTCCAACTAAGAACCATACCAGACCACACAAAACACTTATTCACAACCACCATACCAAAGCCACAACAACCACTCTCAACATCCCAAGTCCAATCAAATACCACCACATGATGAGGACAGAATGGCCAGGATGGAAGCTATGCTTGCAAACCTTTGCAAGGAGTTTGACGACTTAAAAAAATTCAAGGAGGAAGTAATATCCAATCGGCAAAATCAAGATGCGGCTACTCAGAAGCTTGAAGCACAAGTTGGATATTTGTCCAAACAAGCCCCTAGCTACAGTTCAAGTAGTGCCACCAAGACAActtcaagagaggaatgcaaagctATTACCCTCAGAAGTGGAAGAGAATTGGAAGAGAAGTCAAGGGAGACTAAAGAGGAGAAAGAGGAGGATAGTTCAACTGACAAGGAGGAAGCACAAATACCTACTCCCAGTTCATCAGAAGAAAAAGAAGTTCTAAAGCCATATGTCCCAAGGGCCCCTTACCCTCAACGCCTAATAAAGAATGCAAAGGACAACCAATTTTCCAAATTTTTGGAGATTTTCAAGAAACTTTAGATCAACATTCTATttgctgaagcattagagcaaatgccactctatgttAAGTTTCTGAAGGAattgatgaccaagaagagaagttggaggaATGATGAAACTATGATACTAACTGAgaaatgtagtgctatcatccaACACAAGCTACCTAAAAAATTGAAGGACCCAGGAAGCTtccaaattccctgcatcataggggaaatAACAGTTGAAAAAGCCttatgtgatttgggagctagtATAAATCTGATGTCCTTAACAAtaatgaagagaatgaagattgaggaagtcaaaccaacaagaatggcccTCCAATTGGCAGATCGGTCATTCAAATTCCCTCATGGAATAGTAGAagactgatgcgtgagcatcttttctatcttttcctagtgaatttgcatttaatttgttgagtataatcaagaattaattatcttttagccattatggatgctactttgagtcgtgtgcaattctgtttattttaggtagcatttggttggatttgatggagcttccatagaaaaagagaagaagaccaTCGGCgtgtatgcgtgacatgcgccacgtgtagaaaacacagaaaacgctgattatttaattaattctgatttaaactctattttttattttaaaataggaaaagatattattttagttttagaaaatagatttttaaattaattatgattagatataaaagagaaaaagaaacttctcttcggGGATTCGAATACTATtccacttttcattccacctcagcccaatttacagttCACCAAAATCCTAGTTTTCACTCTTTTcgatgagcaactaaacctccattgttaaggttaggagctctgtctattgtatggattgattcaattgtttttctattttaattcatgtactgatttataattcaagagttgttttcgttctttattttataaatttgggtggaacggaagtatgaccctctttctaattgagttcttgtataacttggaaaagctctttacttgaacaacaacttgaaaacgatttctcctaaattctaattatctggacttaacgggataggtgatatataatcctcttatatttgggtaattaggatttctgtggcatataaactagaattaagcttcaccctctaattggaattaagtgaccaaggaattggcggttgatgaattttagaggagactagaaaggtctaaggaattagggtctagtcacatatagtttgccatgaattaaatcttgcatgattaaaataaattaatatgaaAAATAAATCCGGAAAATaaataactctgaagccttaactgctttctccatattttattctcaacttatttatttgcctgtcttctgatattctgaatctactgtttaatgcttttgaactctcaaacactattttctgcttgtcaaactaagtaaattaatcaaccattgttgcttagtccttcaatcctcgagggatcgaccctcactcacctgacgtattacttggtacgacctggtgcacttgccggttagtttgtggttgtaaattccacaccaagtttttggcgccgttgccggggattgatagtgattaacaactataagttgtttgattgcttagattaggcgttttaattttaattttatttaaattttgctttagttttttgaaaaataaataaataaataaataacactaatattttttcttcatttctGATATTAAGTTTGTGTCCCctagttattttttatttcaatttttcttgtttatttttcttgttaattttgaatttttctgtCCTAATTTTGCctacaaattttgaaatttatttatttattttatttagtatttttattttaatcgtttgcacaggttacctcactgggaattctctgcactctgacgtagagagttccatcttttcttattttctgtctgtttatgcGCAGAAACAGAGATaaggaacatctcttagactttgatcctgaacctgaaagggcTTTCAGGCGACGTTTGTAACAAACAAGaatttacaaggctgcagaatccactatggatcctaataatgctgttaatgccaatgtggcaaatctgaatgggaatgagcaacaaatgagagtgcttggctcttactctgctcctacaacaaatctttatggaaaaagcattgtggtgcctcctatagctgcgaacaactttgagttgaagccacaattggtcatcCTGGTGCAataaaactgccagtatcatggtcttccccaagaagacccaaatcaatttatttctaactttctgcagatttgtgatactgtgaagacaaatggagtgaacccagaggtgtacaaactcatgctcttcccgttgtCTCTGAAGGATAAAGCAAAGCTacggctagattcccaacccaaggagagtttggatacttgggacaaggttgttactgagtttcttactaaatttttcccactaaagaagctgactaagcttagagtggaggttcagaccttcaggcagaaggatggtgaaactctttatgaagcttgggagaggtacaagctattgactaggcaatgccctccggacatgttctccaaatggacccaactagatatcttttatgaaggcttgggtgaaatgtccgaaatgtgcttagataattccgCAGGTGGTTCActacacaagaagaagacaccggaggagactattgagcttattgagttggttgctagcaaccaatatttatactcatctaacagtaATTCTATGAACTCAGAGACTTCTCAGAAGAGAGGTGTATTGGAAATGGAAGCTGataatgctattcttgctcagaacaagcttatgtctcagcaaataaatttaCTTACTCAGCAGATGAGTGGTATGCaggtctcagctatcaacacccaaaatccacctcaagaggtctcttatgacatgacaggtaattttgtacaaaatgagaattatgattatgctcaatcttttTCTGaacaggtaaattacatggggagtggtcctagaaagcccaataatgatccatactctaagacatacaatcttgGGTGgatggaccaacctcagagatctcagaatttcaacaataattctcagacGGTTTCTAACAGAACAATCATAATAACTaccaatttcagtctcatcaacaacaaccacctcagtagATAAGCTCTCAATCCCaacaagattctaattgggagatgatgaggagttttatataggaaaccagagcctccattagaaacttggaggtacaaatgggtcaactgagcaagcaaatacctgagagatctacaaatacaattcaaaacttggagattcagatgtGTCAATTAGTCACAAAAGGTAATGAAATTGATAAGAGGACCAGCAATAGCCTttctggtaacacaattccaattccaagagaggaatgcaaggctatcaccttgataagtggacaagtggcaagtatggaagcacaagttaatAAGGAGCCAGTTtgaaaagaagctccagaggagaagaaggaagatgtagagcacgtccctccaaagcgtgcagacaacccattcccagactcttttgacacttatcctactttcccaaaggctcctgagtacaagcctaaaatgccatatcctaagagacttcaaaaggagaccaaggacaagcagttttcaaagttcttggaagtcttcagaaagttgcaaatcaatattccttttgctgaggttttggagcaaatgcctctctatgtcaaattcatgaAGGAATTATTGTCAAAGAAGAAACCTTTGAAGGGAGATGAGACtgtggtcctgactaaggaatgtagtgccataattcagaataacttgccaaggaagatgccagatccagggagctttcaaatttcatgcaccattgggagcacaacctttgagaaagtgttatgtgatctaggagcaagcatcaatttaatgcctttgtctatgatgaagaagctgcaaatccaagaggcacaacccacaaggatagcattatagatggcagacaaatctatgaagcctacatatggattagtggagaatatcttggtcaaagtgggtaagtacttcctcccagcagattttgtgattcttgacacaggggaggatgagaatgcctctataattctaggaagaccattcctagccattggaagagctctaattgatgtagaagtgggtaaattagtgcttagagtgtataatgagcaactggtctttcatgtcttcaaagatataaaTTCAAcaggagaagaagagaggtgcatgcagactgagcttattgatccaaaccttcaagaatcctctaatgatgcacagcagaatctgcagcttaaacctcctttggtgacaatcaataaaatttctcctgAAATCAAACCTAAGTTTAGTGTCGGGAatacatcatccaccaaggaggaagttcccaaaaagaagaaagtacccagaggatggagaaacaaaaagatccccactgaaggtttttcCCCAGGAATGAAAGTAgtgttgactagca
The DNA window shown above is from Arachis ipaensis cultivar K30076 chromosome B08, Araip1.1, whole genome shotgun sequence and carries:
- the LOC107611370 gene encoding uncharacterized protein LOC107611370, whose protein sequence is MARMEAMLANLCKEFDDLKKFKEEVISNRQNQDAATQKLEAQVGYLSKQAPSYSSSSATKTTSREECKAITLRSGRELEEKSRETKEEKEEDSSTDKEEAQIPTPSSSEEKEVLKPYVPRAPYPQRLIKNAKDNQFSKFLEIFKKL